One Benincasa hispida cultivar B227 unplaced genomic scaffold, ASM972705v1 Contig285, whole genome shotgun sequence genomic region harbors:
- the LOC120069234 gene encoding uncharacterized protein LOC120069234, producing the protein MHRRSRGGRDEFFDFGDPFAGFGGFPGQRSLISGFFGGRDPFDDPFFRNPFGSMFEPSFFGGPGIPFAANMQPSGFLDHQAPEPKRPRGPIIEEINSDDEKQAAKESKNPKTKSSSKKPLIEDPDDEENGNKHLQLMDHRSGPNHRHMQPQTSSFTFQSSSVTYGSSNGNYYTSSRTRRAGSDGIVFEESKEADTATRQATHRVSRGIHNKGHSVMRKLNPDGKVDTRQTLHNLDGDELESFENAWARNSRSLPGWPGSSNGFDNIAGGIGQNGQTSRGGLALPSTDQHPQVTGRMTVEGCNTPDSSRAQHVNRSRRDARYRSA; encoded by the exons ATGCATAGAAGAAGCAGAGGAGGCAGGGATGAGTTTTTTGATTTTGGTGATCCTTTTGCTGGGTTTGGAGGCTTTCCGGGTCAAAGAAGCTTAATTTCTGGTTTCTTTGGTGGAAGGGATCCATTTGATGATCCTTTCTTCAGAAATCCATTTGGAAGTATGTTTGAGCCGAGCTTCTTTGGTGGTCCTGGAATTCCTTTTGCTGCTAACATGCAACCATCTGGATTCCTTGATCATCAGGCCCCTGAGCCGAAAAGACCGAGGGGCCCAATTATTGAGGAAATAAATTCAGATGATGAAAAACAAGCAGCAAAAGAGAGTAAAAATCCAAAGACAAAGAGTTCATCCAAAAAGCCTCTTATTGAAGACCCTGATGATGAAG AGAATGGGAACAAACATTTGCAGCTCATGGATCATCGTAGTGGACCAAATCACAGGCATATGCAGCCTCAAACTAGTAGCTTCACATTTCAGAGCTCCTCTGTAACTTATGGAAGCTCGAATGGGAACTATTATACATCATCAAGAACAAGGAGGGCAGGGAGTGATGGT ATCGTCTTTGAAGAAAGCAAGGAGGCTGATACGGCAACCAGACAAGCAACTCATAGAGTTTCAAGGGGAATTCATAATAAG GGTCATTCAGTTATGAGGAAACTGAATCCTGATGGTAAGGTGGATACCAGGCAAACTTTGCATAATCTTGATGGAG ATGAGCTAGAAAGTTTTGAAAATGCTTGGGCAAGGAACTCAAGAAGCTTGCCTGGGTGGCCTGGGAGTTCAAACGGCTTTGATAATATTG CTGGTGGCATTGGCCAAAATGGTCAAACGAGCAGAGGTGGGTTGGCACTTCCCTCGACTGATCAGCATCCTCAAGTGACTGGAAGGATGACCGTGGAAGGCTGCAACACACCGGATTCGTCTCGCGCACAGCATGTGAACAGGAGTAGGAGAGATGCAAGGTACAGGAGTGCCTaa
- the LOC120069192 gene encoding IRK-interacting protein-like: MKNITPSSSPFCSFIHKTERTEEEEDEFNRATPSSGTYAGAKHHPTPLHHHGGDGILPKRSTKKRPESAASVSGGSVSCSKCRPHAREKFSVVPLDNNGVAKQFFSIASPNGILKSIVSSLTRKSPKSMNEGTDWAAREEHWKIALGEISHKLIQATRKRDEAILEASRLKYSMAELEKKLNKLEIYCHSLKSELDECASNPRKPKQEVLTNSDSISDKIIENFLSSVSESRSSVRQLSRSLAMQLRQMGGKIYERIQFLLQSHEIKIPLSKNPRTSLIFHLEAILNRAFFEDFESIGFQKNSPNQILNPSDRTESNIASFNRLHRLSWEEVLNKGTRHFSEDFSRFCDRKMSDIVAMLEWNRAWPEPLLQAFFAAAKSVWLVHLLATAVHPSLPIFRVDSGVRFDGVYMEDIAGDKARELSPAAVRIMVSPGFYVFDNLIKCKVLCRYHINLNN, encoded by the exons atgaaaaatatcactccttcttcttctccattttGCTCT TTCATTCATAAGACAGAGAGAacagaggaggaagaagatgagttcAACAGAGCAACTCCAAGTAGTGGTACATACGCCGGAGCAAAGCACCACCCGACGCCGCTCCACCATCACGGCGGCGATGGGATTCTTCCTAAACGCTCCACCAAGAAACGCCCGGAGTCAGCGGCTTCCGTTAGCGGCGGATCGGTGTCCTGCAGCAAGTGCCGACCACATGCTCGGGAAAAGTTTTCTGTAGTTCCGTTAGACAACAATGGCGTCGCTAAGCAATTTTTCTCAATAGCGAGTCCTAATGGAATATTGAAATCAATAGTGTCTTCATTGACAAGAAAAAGCCCTAAATCGATGAACGAAGGAACGGATTGGGCGGCGAGAGAAGAACACTGGAAGATCGCTTTAGGAGAAATTTCGCATAAATTGATTCAAGCGACGAGGAAAAGAGATGAAGCGATTCTTGAAGCTTCGAGGTTGAAATATTCCATGGCGGAATTGGAGAAGAAACTCAATAAACTCGAAATCTATTGCCATAGCTTGAAATCTGAACTCGATGAATGTGCTTCGAATCCGCGAAAACCTAAACAAGAAGTTCTAACAAACAGCGATTCGATTTCAGACAAAATTATCGAGAATTTCTTATCGTCAGTTTCTGAATCGCGATCGTCGGTGAGGCAATTAAGCCGATCACTAGCGATGCAACTCCGTCAAATGGGAGGTAAAATCTACGAGAGGATTCAATTCCTTCTCCAATCTCACGAAATCAAAATCCCTCTCTCGAAAAACCCAAGAACTTCACTCATCTTCCATCTCGAAGCGATTCTAAACAGAGCATTTTTCGAGGACTTCGAATCGATAGGGTTTCAAAAGAACTCACCGAATCAGATCTTAAACCCTTCGGATCGGACTGAATCGAACATCGCGTCGTTTAATCGGCTCCACCGGCTGAGTTGGGAGGAGGTTCTGAACAAAGGAACGAGGCATTTCAGTGAAGATTTCAGTAGATTCTGTGATCGGAAGATGAGCGACATTGTTGCGATGCTCGAGTGGAACAGAGCTTGGCCGGAGCCGCTACTACAGGCGTTCTTCGCGGCGGCGAAGAGCGTTTGGCTTGTTCATCTTCTCGCTACCGCCGTTCACCCGAGTTTGCCGATATTCAGAGTGGATTCCGGCGTGAGATTTGACGGCGTTTATATGGAGGATATCGCCGGTGATAAAGCAAGAGAATTGTCTCCGGCGGCGGTGAGAATAATGGTGTCACCgggattttatgtgtttgatAATTTGATAAAGTGTAAGGTTCTATGTAGGTATCACATTAatcttaataattaa
- the LOC120069232 gene encoding uncharacterized protein LOC120069232, giving the protein MADSDDPTTAAAQAVHRRYEGLLMVRTKALKGKGAWYWSHLEPLLLKNSDTGFPKAVKLRCSLCDAVFSASNPSRTASEHLKRGTCPNFNSPSKNTLVSISPVSRKRAADSDGGDSFYDIPPLTVVDPSGIYGGSFSPFQSHQPHQQQPLLMLSGGKEDLGALAMLENSVKKLRTPRTSPGVSLNKDQIDSALDFLTDWVFESPGSVSLSSLEHPKFRAFLNQVGLPSISSRDFATVRLNSKYEIAKADVHLKITDAMFFQIASSGWQPQNQEDKTMVHIALNLPNGTTLYRKTLIVGSSVPCRFAEEVLWDTVLNICGSSKEKCVGIVADKFKGKALRSLENQHQWLVNLPCQFQAFNSLVKDFTRKLPLFKKVAENCKRVAHFFNFESHIRTIFHKYQLQECGHTCLITLPTAESEEIGAMTLFGMVEDMLESAPAMQLARLDEVFKMTLIEDPTAREISHLVGNSEFWNEVEAVHCLIKFIKDMAQEIEIEKPLVAQCLPLWEELREKAKDWCKKFHISEESVEKIVSRRFKKNYHPAWAAAFVLDPLYLIRNNSGKYLPPFKRLTTEQEKDVDRLITRLVVREEAHIALMELMKWRTEGLDQVYARAVQMKEKDPVTGKLRAANPQSSRLVWETYLTEFKSLRKVAVRLIFLHATSCGFKSNGNFERMVCSYGSSRAAIEGVKKLVFISAHSKLEKGNLCSNGNNNDNNDDIELFAAVNSEDDLPSEADGSSSL; this is encoded by the coding sequence ATGGCGGACTCCGACGACCCCACCACCGCCGCCGCCCAAGCTGTCCATCGCCGCTATGAAGGCCTTCTGATGGTCCGGACCAAAGCCCTCAAAGGCAAAGGCGCTTGGTACTGGTCTCATCTCGAACCCCTTCTTCTTAAGAACTCCGATACCGGCTTCCCTAAGGCCGTCAAGCTCCGATGCTCCTTATGCGACGCCGTTTTCTCCGCTTCTAACCCTTCTAGAACCGCCTCCGAGCATCTCAAGCGAGGCACTTGCCCTAATTTCAACTCTCCCTCCAAAAACACTCTTGTTTCTATTTCCCCTGTTTCTCGTAAGCGCGCCGCCGACAGCGATGGTGGCGATTCGTTTTACGATATTCCGCCGTTGACGGTGGTGGACCCGTCGGGGATTTACGGCGGTTCGTTCTCGCCGTTCCAATCTCATCAACCTCATCAACAACAACCGTTGTTAATGTTGTCTGGTGGGAAAGAGGATTTGGGGGCTTTAGCTATGTTGGAGAACAGTGTGAAAAAGCTTAGAACTCCAAGAACTTCACCCGGGGTATCATTAAACAAGGATCAAATTGATTCTGCGCTTGATTTTCTTACTGATTGGGTGTTTGAATCACCTGGGTCAGTCTCACTTTCGAGTTTGGAGCATCCAAAATTCAGGGCGTTTTTGAATCAAGTCGGATTACCTTCGATTTCATCGAGGGATTTTGCTACAGTTAGATTGAATTCTAAATACGAGATAGCTAAAGCTGATGTTCATTTGAAAATAACTGACGCTATGTTCTTCCAAATCGCTTCTAGTGGATGGCAACCTCAGAATCAAGAGGATAAAACTATGGTTCATATAGCTTTGAATCTCCCAAATGGGACTACGTTGTATAGAAAAACTCTTATTGTTGGTTCTTCTGTTCCTTGTAGATTTGCAGAGGAAGTGCTTTGGGATACAGTTTTGAATATTTGTGGAAGCAGTAAGGAGAAGTGTGTTGGGATTGTGGCAGATAAGTTCAAGGGCAAAGCATTGAGGAGCTTGGAAAATCAGCATCAGTGGCTAGTTAATCTTCCATGTCAGTTTCAAGCTTTCAATAGTTTGGTTAAGGATTTCACTAGAAAGCTTCCACTGTTCAAGAAAGTAGCTGAAAACTGCAAAAGGGTAGctcatttcttcaattttgagtCTCATATTAGAACAATCTTCCACAAGTATCAGTTACAAGAATGTGGCCATACTTGTTTGATAACATTGCCCACAGCTGAAAGTGAGGAAATAGGAGCTATGACACTCTTTGGAATGGTTGAGGACATGCTCGAGTCAGCTCCCGCGATGCAGTTAGCTCGGCTTGATGAAGTGTTCAAGATGACGTTGATTGAGGATCCTACTGCTAGAGAAATTTCTCACTTAGTTGGGAATTCTGAGTTTTGGAATGAAGTAGAAGCTGTGCATTGTTTGATCAAATTTATTAAAGACATGGCTCAAGAGATTGAAATAGAGAAGCCATTGGTTGCGCAATGCCTTCCACTTTGGGAAGAATTGAGAGAGAAAGCGAAAGATTGGTGCAAAAAGTTTCACATCTCAGAAGAATCAGTAGAGAAGATAGTTTCAAGGAGGTTTAAGAAAAACTACCACCCGGCTTGGGCTGCAGCATTTGTGCTCGACCCGCTCTATCTGATACGAAACAACAGTGGGAAGTATCTCCCGCCATTCAAACGCCTAACAACCGAGCAAGAGAAGGACGTTGACCGTCTTATAACTCGGCTcgtggtaagggaagaagctcACATTGCACTAATGGAGTTGATGAAATGGAGAACAGAAGGGCTTGATCAAGTTTATGCAAGAGCCGTGCAAATGAAGGAGAAGGATCCCGTTACAGGGAAATTGAGAGCTGCTAATCCACAAAGCAGTAGGCTTGTTTGGGAAACTTACTTAACTGAGTTCAAATCATTGAGAAAAGTTGCAGTTAGGCTCATTTTTCTTCATGCTACTTCATGTGGGTTCAAAAGTAATGGCAATTTTGAAAGAATGGTTTGTTCATATGGAAGCTCAAGAGCTGCAATCGAAGGTGTTAAGAAGTTGGTGTTCATTTCAGCTCATTCCAAGCTAGAGAAGGGCAATTTATGCAGCAACGGTAACAACAACGACAACAACGATGATATCGAGTTGTTTGCAGCAGTAAATAGTGAAGATGATCTGCCAAGTGAGGCTGATGGGTCATCTTCattgtaa